From Terriglobia bacterium, the proteins below share one genomic window:
- a CDS encoding glycoside hydrolase family 127 protein, which translates to MDNTMDRREFLGTVAAASVVFSPLAQGVPAAQNTPAGSVGSKITPKGKIVIQPFDYQGIAFGPSRWQQQYQSARDYYLRVPDDDILYGFRRAAGLNAPGKVLGGWANRDSSVIFGQWLQAMARTSRANNDTELRGKAVKLADEWAKTIGADGNPRMQHYPWEKLVGGLSDMHQYAGHGGTPALIDKVVDWGIKSLDRTRTPAANAPWELHSGTPLEWYTLSENLYRAYMLTGLAKYKEFGDVWRYDAYWNKFAETNAPSNAHGVHAYSHCNSFSGAAMAYLIEGDPRLLQILKNFYDFLQSSQCYATGGFGPAERYVFADGALGESLALRLDSFEAPCCSWAAFKLAKYLMMFTGEARYGDWIERLLYNAIGAALPIVENGKHFYYANYQLGAGMKIYSRNNYTCCSGTYFQDVVEYQNLIYFKDDSALHVNLYLPSSVTWEAGGRTVRLTQETSYPEAETVAMRLELAQPANFALRLRVPGWSSGVSFKVNGNIVNVAARPGEWASIQRDWQGGDRIEMTIPLRFRRAPIDRQHPNRVAIVRGPVVYAQQVVHKHLVGIPKDDEALNQWMVASNDPAVFRYAGQEQSSQRDDFMPLYRFTEMATYRMYFDPALRNVLW; encoded by the coding sequence ATGGATAACACGATGGATCGGCGCGAGTTTTTGGGAACGGTGGCGGCGGCGTCCGTGGTGTTCTCGCCGCTCGCCCAGGGCGTTCCGGCAGCACAAAATACGCCGGCCGGCAGCGTCGGCAGCAAGATCACGCCCAAGGGCAAGATCGTGATACAGCCGTTCGATTACCAGGGGATTGCCTTTGGTCCGAGCCGCTGGCAGCAGCAGTACCAGTCGGCGCGCGACTACTACCTGCGCGTCCCGGATGACGACATCCTCTATGGGTTCCGCCGCGCCGCAGGGCTGAACGCCCCGGGCAAGGTGCTCGGGGGCTGGGCAAACCGCGATTCTTCGGTCATCTTCGGCCAGTGGCTCCAGGCTATGGCGCGCACCTCAAGAGCCAACAACGACACTGAGCTGCGCGGCAAGGCGGTCAAACTCGCCGACGAATGGGCCAAAACGATCGGCGCCGACGGCAACCCGCGCATGCAACACTACCCATGGGAGAAGCTGGTGGGTGGGCTGTCCGATATGCACCAATACGCCGGCCATGGCGGCACGCCGGCGCTGATCGATAAGGTCGTCGACTGGGGAATCAAAAGCCTCGATCGCACGCGCACGCCGGCCGCAAACGCACCCTGGGAACTCCACTCGGGGACGCCGCTGGAGTGGTACACGCTCAGCGAAAACCTTTATCGCGCCTATATGCTCACGGGCCTGGCAAAATACAAGGAGTTCGGCGACGTCTGGCGCTACGACGCTTACTGGAACAAGTTCGCCGAAACCAACGCGCCGTCTAATGCCCATGGCGTGCACGCCTACAGCCACTGCAACTCGTTCAGCGGCGCGGCCATGGCTTACCTGATCGAGGGCGATCCCAGGCTTCTCCAGATCCTGAAAAACTTCTACGATTTTCTGCAGAGCTCGCAATGCTATGCAACGGGAGGTTTCGGACCGGCCGAGCGCTACGTGTTCGCCGACGGCGCCCTCGGTGAATCGCTGGCGCTCCGCCTCGACAGCTTCGAGGCGCCGTGCTGCTCCTGGGCGGCGTTCAAGCTGGCAAAATACTTGATGATGTTCACGGGTGAAGCGCGTTACGGCGACTGGATTGAGCGGCTGCTTTACAACGCCATTGGCGCGGCTCTCCCCATCGTCGAAAACGGCAAACACTTCTACTATGCCAACTACCAGCTTGGCGCCGGAATGAAGATCTATTCGCGCAACAACTACACCTGCTGCTCCGGAACCTATTTTCAGGACGTCGTGGAGTACCAGAACCTGATTTACTTCAAGGACGACTCGGCGCTGCACGTCAACCTCTATCTCCCCTCGTCGGTGACCTGGGAGGCGGGCGGGCGCACCGTTCGGCTCACGCAGGAGACATCCTATCCGGAGGCCGAGACGGTCGCGATGCGGCTGGAACTGGCGCAACCGGCCAATTTTGCGCTGCGGCTGCGCGTGCCCGGCTGGTCAAGCGGAGTCTCGTTCAAGGTGAATGGGAACATCGTCAATGTGGCGGCGCGGCCGGGCGAGTGGGCGTCCATCCAGCGCGACTGGCAAGGCGGCGACCGGATCGAAATGACGATCCCGCTGCGCTTCCGCCGTGCGCCGATCGATCGGCAGCATCCCAACCGGGTGGCCATCGTACGTGGGCCGGTTGTCTATGCGCAGCAGGTCGTGCACAAGCACCTGGTAGGCATTCCGAAGGACGACGAAGCGCTAAACCAATGGATGGTGGCGAGCAACGACCCGGCGGTTTTCCGCTATGCCGGTCAGGAACAGTCCTCCCAGCGCGACGATTTCATGCCGCTCTACCGTTTCACGGAGATGGCGACGTATCGGATGTATTTCGACCCGGCGCTGCGGAACGTTCTCTGGTAA
- a CDS encoding DPP IV N-terminal domain-containing protein: MCVAAIILSGIIAGPTKAQNRLPEYPGYAQYQKMSGEIRNAVKLGSLSVTWKDGGKSFDYQWNGKIYHYDIAARKATEDAAAPPQTPPQGGRGGVGSGRGGSQGRATSFARAGQQMGGGGIVRSQTTSALSPDGRHNAFSRDGNLWISDPDGGNAVAITTDGNEKARIRFGVATIIYGEELGMSGGIFWSQDGRKLAYYGFDESKVPDYYVPLKQTAQYNALEVDPYPKAGVTSPVVNLYIYDLDARRSVRVDVRDGKPFEDSTVGYYVYRIYWSPDGRELLFHRMNRKQNTVEFAAANPDTGKCRVIVREEWLPSWVEWVPTVYFLNDGNRFIWSSERTGFKNYHLYDLSGKLLATLTNHPCEISSIVRVDEEAGLLYYMARDGDNHMKMQLHRVGLDGRGDKRLTDPAFNHRVDLSPDGRYLIDVAQTHDVPPVTRLVDSDAKVVAELAKSDMTRFEQLGLKRVELFKFKAPDGQTDLHGMLSFPSNFDPGKKYPLLVSVYGGPLTNAASESFATPNPTTEYGFLVASFDARSAAGRGKRFIDAFYGHLGIVEMDDQAEGVKELLKRPYVDKNRVGVYGTSYGGTAAATLLMRFPELFQAACSSSPVTDYRNYNDVYGERYQGLVSENRSGYDAAAVMTYVNNLKGRLLLYYGTADNNVHPSNSLQLIQALQKAGKNFEVQVGPDLGHTGVNPARMMEFFIENLVLKQAPPPGK; this comes from the coding sequence ATGTGTGTTGCTGCAATTATTCTGTCCGGGATCATTGCGGGACCGACAAAAGCCCAGAACCGCCTGCCAGAGTACCCCGGCTACGCGCAATACCAGAAGATGAGCGGGGAGATCCGAAATGCGGTCAAGCTCGGCTCCCTGTCGGTGACGTGGAAGGACGGCGGCAAGTCGTTCGATTATCAGTGGAACGGGAAAATCTATCACTACGATATCGCGGCCCGGAAGGCAACGGAAGACGCCGCGGCGCCGCCTCAGACTCCACCCCAGGGCGGCAGGGGCGGCGTGGGGAGCGGCCGCGGCGGCAGCCAAGGCCGCGCAACCAGCTTTGCTCGGGCCGGCCAGCAGATGGGCGGGGGCGGCATCGTGCGTTCGCAGACGACGTCGGCACTGTCGCCCGACGGCAGGCACAACGCCTTCTCGCGTGACGGGAATCTGTGGATCAGCGACCCTGACGGCGGCAATGCCGTGGCCATAACCACAGACGGAAACGAGAAAGCCCGCATTCGCTTCGGCGTGGCGACGATCATTTACGGCGAAGAACTGGGGATGTCCGGGGGGATATTCTGGTCGCAGGATGGCAGAAAGCTTGCCTACTACGGGTTCGACGAAAGCAAAGTCCCCGATTACTATGTGCCGCTCAAACAGACGGCGCAGTACAACGCGCTGGAGGTCGACCCTTACCCGAAGGCAGGAGTGACCAGCCCGGTTGTCAATCTTTACATCTACGATCTGGACGCCAGGAGGTCGGTGCGGGTCGACGTGCGCGACGGCAAACCGTTTGAAGATTCGACGGTCGGGTACTATGTCTACCGCATTTACTGGTCGCCGGACGGCAGAGAGCTGCTCTTTCACCGCATGAATCGCAAACAAAACACCGTGGAATTTGCTGCCGCCAATCCGGACACTGGCAAATGCCGCGTTATCGTGCGCGAGGAATGGCTGCCGAGCTGGGTGGAGTGGGTCCCGACGGTCTATTTCCTCAACGACGGGAATCGCTTCATCTGGAGCTCCGAGCGCACCGGATTTAAGAACTACCACCTTTATGACCTCAGCGGCAAGCTGCTGGCGACGCTCACGAATCATCCATGCGAGATTTCCAGCATCGTGCGCGTTGACGAGGAAGCCGGGCTTCTCTACTACATGGCGCGCGATGGCGACAATCACATGAAGATGCAGTTGCACCGCGTCGGGCTGGATGGCAGAGGAGATAAACGCCTCACCGACCCCGCCTTCAATCATCGCGTGGACCTTTCTCCCGACGGCAGGTATCTCATCGATGTGGCTCAAACCCATGATGTCCCCCCGGTGACCCGCCTGGTGGACTCCGACGCCAAGGTGGTGGCGGAACTGGCAAAAAGCGATATGACCCGCTTCGAACAGCTGGGCTTGAAGCGCGTGGAACTCTTCAAATTCAAAGCGCCGGACGGGCAGACCGACCTTCACGGCATGTTGAGCTTCCCATCGAATTTCGACCCGGGCAAGAAATACCCGCTGCTCGTCAGCGTCTATGGGGGCCCTCTGACCAATGCCGCGAGCGAGAGTTTTGCCACTCCCAACCCAACCACGGAATACGGTTTCCTGGTGGCATCGTTCGATGCCCGCAGCGCCGCCGGGCGGGGCAAGCGGTTCATCGACGCCTTCTATGGGCACCTCGGCATCGTCGAGATGGATGACCAGGCCGAGGGGGTGAAGGAACTCTTGAAGAGGCCTTACGTGGATAAGAACCGTGTCGGCGTTTATGGCACGTCGTACGGCGGCACCGCTGCTGCGACGTTATTGATGCGTTTCCCCGAGCTCTTTCAGGCAGCCTGCTCCAGTTCGCCGGTAACCGATTATCGCAACTACAACGATGTCTACGGTGAGCGCTACCAGGGATTGGTCTCAGAAAACCGGTCGGGCTATGACGCGGCAGCCGTGATGACCTACGTGAACAACCTGAAAGGCAGGCTGCTTCTCTACTACGGCACCGCCGATAACAACGTGCATCCGTCGAACTCGCTGCAGCTTATCCAGGCGTTGCAGAAGGCCGGGAAAAATTTCGAAGTGCAGGTCGGACCGGATTTGGGCCATACCGGCGTCAATCCGGCTCGCATGATGGAGTTCTTCATAGAGAACCTGGTTCTCAAGCAGGCTCCGCCGCCAGGAAAGTGA
- a CDS encoding S9 family peptidase codes for MEVGGDPVDGLEYLAPPLLQGGGQGRGAGQGQERCRPRTPAGAPGQGRGGTGTGGRGAAGPAAAGQTPTEPQLCGSFDGKWDAFIQNFNVYLQPLSPRGPAIPLSFDGSEGNYYTFDSIAWSPDSTKLVAYQTRPGYDRRIHYIVSSPADQLQPTTRTSNLYRKPGDALDIASPALFDVASKKETEIDPALFPNAFSLSRPAWWKDGRAFTFEYNQRGHQVYRVIEVDAQTGKARSLISEESKTFIYYNNLGSGLSAGRKYRRDLNDGKEIIWASERDGWEHLYLYDGVTGKVKNQITKGEWVVRNVDRVDEAKRQIWFEAGGMNPGQDPYFTHFYRINFDGTGLVKLTDADGNHSLTPWPDWTQGDPRYYIDTWQRVDLPPVSQLRRGEDQKVIMDLEKADASALLAAGFKMPEAFVAKGRDGKTDIWGVIFRPTNFDPAKKYPVVESIYAGPQGSFVSKTWNGTGQAIAELGFIWVQMDGMGTSNRSKAFHDVAWKNLGDAGFPDRILWHKAVAAKYPWYDITRVGIYGTSAGGQNAMGAMVFHPEFYKVAVANSGCHDNRMDKIWWNEQWMGWPLGPEYVASSNMENAGKLQGRLMLIVPELDTNVDPSSTMQVVNALLRANKQFDMLVVPNSDHGAGSISSHFRDDFLVRHLLGVEPPNWNQLPPPPPGRGPGN; via the coding sequence ATGGAAGTAGGCGGCGATCCGGTGGACGGTCTCGAGTACCTCGCGCCTCCCCTGCTGCAGGGCGGCGGTCAAGGCAGAGGTGCCGGCCAGGGCCAGGAGAGGTGCCGCCCCCGTACCCCGGCTGGAGCGCCAGGCCAGGGCCGTGGCGGTACCGGCACGGGCGGCCGCGGGGCTGCCGGCCCGGCCGCTGCCGGCCAGACGCCCACTGAACCTCAGCTGTGCGGCTCTTTCGACGGCAAATGGGATGCATTCATTCAGAACTTCAATGTGTACCTGCAGCCATTGAGCCCCAGGGGGCCGGCGATTCCACTGAGCTTCGACGGTTCGGAAGGCAACTACTACACTTTTGATTCCATCGCCTGGTCGCCGGATTCCACGAAGCTGGTGGCGTACCAAACACGCCCGGGTTATGATCGCCGGATTCATTACATCGTATCATCGCCCGCGGACCAGCTTCAGCCGACAACCCGCACCTCCAACCTTTACCGCAAGCCGGGCGACGCGTTGGATATTGCCTCCCCGGCCCTTTTCGACGTGGCCAGCAAGAAGGAGACCGAGATCGATCCGGCCCTTTTCCCGAATGCGTTCAGCCTCTCAAGGCCCGCGTGGTGGAAGGATGGTCGCGCCTTCACGTTCGAATACAATCAGCGCGGCCACCAGGTGTATCGCGTCATCGAAGTGGACGCCCAAACCGGCAAGGCGCGCTCCCTCATCTCGGAAGAAAGCAAGACGTTCATATACTACAACAACCTGGGGTCGGGCCTCTCGGCCGGCAGGAAGTACCGCCGCGACCTCAATGACGGCAAGGAGATCATCTGGGCTTCGGAACGCGACGGTTGGGAGCATCTGTATCTCTACGACGGCGTAACGGGCAAGGTGAAGAATCAGATCACCAAGGGTGAATGGGTAGTGCGCAACGTCGACCGAGTGGATGAAGCCAAACGGCAGATCTGGTTCGAGGCCGGCGGCATGAACCCCGGGCAGGACCCATATTTCACTCATTTTTACCGCATCAATTTTGACGGCACCGGCCTGGTCAAACTGACGGACGCCGACGGCAACCACTCGTTGACGCCCTGGCCCGACTGGACCCAGGGTGATCCCCGGTATTACATCGACACCTGGCAGCGGGTCGACCTGCCGCCGGTGTCGCAACTGCGTCGCGGCGAGGACCAGAAGGTGATCATGGACCTGGAGAAGGCGGACGCTTCGGCGCTCCTCGCCGCAGGCTTCAAAATGCCCGAGGCCTTCGTGGCCAAGGGCCGCGACGGGAAGACCGACATCTGGGGCGTCATTTTCCGGCCAACCAATTTCGATCCCGCGAAGAAATATCCCGTGGTCGAAAGCATCTATGCGGGACCCCAAGGCTCATTCGTTTCCAAGACCTGGAACGGTACGGGTCAGGCGATTGCGGAACTGGGATTCATCTGGGTGCAGATGGACGGCATGGGGACAAGCAACCGCTCGAAGGCATTCCACGATGTCGCCTGGAAAAACCTGGGCGATGCCGGCTTCCCGGATCGCATCCTCTGGCACAAGGCGGTCGCCGCAAAATATCCCTGGTACGACATCACCCGAGTGGGCATTTACGGGACTTCCGCCGGCGGGCAGAATGCGATGGGAGCCATGGTGTTCCACCCGGAGTTTTACAAAGTCGCCGTCGCCAACAGCGGTTGTCACGACAATCGCATGGACAAGATCTGGTGGAACGAGCAGTGGATGGGATGGCCGCTCGGCCCCGAGTATGTTGCGTCATCCAACATGGAAAACGCGGGCAAGCTGCAGGGGAGGCTGATGCTGATTGTTCCCGAGCTGGACACTAACGTGGATCCATCTTCCACCATGCAGGTCGTCAATGCCTTGCTTAGGGCCAACAAGCAGTTCGACATGCTCGTGGTGCCGAACTCCGACCACGGGGCCGGCAGCATCAGTTCTCATTTCCGCGATGACTTCCTCGTCCGCCACCTGCTGGGCGTCGAGCCGCCGAATTGGAACCAGTTGCCTCCGCCCCCGCCAGGGAGAGGCCCAGGCAACTAG
- a CDS encoding glycoside hydrolase family 127 protein, translated as MRYWWLKIAGIAAIAFSFSAYPQTSQRKPDYRISPVSYKDVQITDAFWTPRLESNRTVSIPGLLDRYDKTGRSPDLRLIEAACYVLARNPDAALRKRVDGTLDRIIAEIRSRKHKWSTEGDGDGLWAGNFLETSVAYFEATGSRKLLDVAIEIADDLDSVFGPGRRHDIANHEGIKIGLIRLYRCTGSTKYLNLARFFLDARGDPADRPGLYGPYAQDHQPVKVQTRAIGHAVRATYLYMPLTDIAALTGDSEYARADERIWEDAVSKRTYLTGGVGSYRDEEDFGDDYDLPNLSAWNEICAAYGNTLWNQKLFLLRQDAKFIDVLERTLYNAFLVGVSLSGDTYLYQAPLRTYGGFARQRWFGPNCCPPNLARLLPQLGGLIYAQGDQSLYINLFVGSKAEVKLGGVPLTVAQVTRYPWDGATRLIINPQKPQKFAVFVRIPGWARNQPMPGLLYRYLPAPEQKISMTINGATASYEVEKGYARIEREWKAGDTIELNLPMPVRRVVASDQVADDRGMVALERGPLVFCAEQTDNPGGVFNLLLPENAGLEFAYRQNLLGGIGMITGKAIALRRGVDRTSIVMQTQNFTAVPYYAFGNRSQGEMSVWLARDRSKAGIAPEPTIASTSRATSSCGNGTVAENYPGNKPPTIERRFYPSSQDGSGAISAIYDQLEPVNSEDGSAPFLRLHPQSGDRAWVQYDFAEPAKVSSVEVYWKDDKQVCVLPQSWRLLYKDGDTWKPVSASGPYPVAKDVFNKAAFQPVTTSSLRLEIQLQGKLYKKGALGPPDGNYLTQDLTWYECGIIEWRVNR; from the coding sequence ATGAGATATTGGTGGCTCAAAATCGCCGGAATCGCAGCAATCGCTTTTTCGTTCTCCGCTTATCCGCAGACTTCACAACGCAAGCCCGATTACCGGATCTCGCCGGTTTCGTACAAGGACGTGCAGATCACGGACGCATTCTGGACTCCGCGTCTGGAAAGCAATCGCACGGTCTCGATCCCTGGCTTGTTGGACCGATATGACAAGACGGGCCGCAGCCCCGATCTACGACTCATCGAAGCAGCCTGCTATGTTCTCGCCAGGAATCCGGATGCTGCGCTGAGGAAGCGCGTCGATGGAACGCTCGACAGAATCATCGCCGAGATTCGCAGCCGGAAGCACAAGTGGTCCACTGAGGGAGACGGCGACGGGCTCTGGGCCGGTAACTTCCTGGAAACTTCGGTCGCTTACTTCGAGGCCACGGGAAGCCGTAAGCTGCTGGACGTGGCAATAGAGATCGCCGATGACCTGGATTCGGTCTTTGGGCCCGGCAGGCGGCATGACATTGCGAATCACGAGGGGATCAAGATCGGTCTCATCCGCCTCTATCGCTGCACCGGAAGCACGAAGTATCTGAACTTGGCCCGGTTCTTCCTCGATGCGCGCGGCGATCCTGCGGACCGGCCCGGCTTATACGGACCTTATGCTCAGGATCACCAGCCGGTGAAAGTTCAAACCCGGGCGATCGGCCATGCCGTGCGAGCCACGTACCTCTATATGCCGTTAACCGACATTGCGGCACTGACAGGCGATTCCGAATATGCCCGGGCGGACGAGCGCATCTGGGAAGACGCGGTATCAAAAAGGACCTATCTCACGGGCGGCGTCGGCAGCTATCGGGATGAAGAGGATTTCGGCGACGATTACGACCTGCCCAATCTCAGCGCCTGGAATGAGATCTGCGCCGCCTACGGCAATACTTTGTGGAACCAGAAGCTCTTTCTGCTACGCCAGGATGCCAAGTTCATCGACGTCCTGGAACGCACGCTCTACAATGCGTTCCTCGTGGGCGTGTCGCTGAGCGGCGATACCTATCTGTATCAGGCGCCGCTGAGAACATACGGCGGTTTCGCCAGGCAGCGCTGGTTCGGGCCGAACTGCTGCCCCCCCAATCTCGCCCGCCTCTTGCCCCAATTGGGGGGCCTGATTTACGCCCAAGGTGATCAGAGCCTGTACATAAATCTGTTTGTCGGCAGCAAGGCTGAGGTCAAACTGGGCGGCGTGCCCCTGACCGTGGCACAAGTAACCCGTTACCCATGGGATGGAGCCACCAGGCTGATCATCAATCCGCAGAAGCCACAGAAATTCGCCGTCTTCGTCCGCATTCCAGGCTGGGCCCGAAATCAGCCGATGCCTGGTCTGCTGTATCGATACCTGCCTGCTCCTGAACAGAAAATATCGATGACGATCAACGGCGCCACAGCATCGTACGAGGTGGAGAAGGGCTACGCACGGATCGAACGGGAATGGAAGGCCGGCGATACAATCGAGCTCAATCTCCCCATGCCGGTGCGCAGAGTGGTGGCCTCGGACCAGGTTGCAGATGATCGTGGCATGGTGGCGCTCGAGCGTGGCCCGCTGGTTTTCTGCGCCGAGCAAACCGACAACCCCGGCGGCGTTTTCAACCTGCTGCTGCCAGAGAACGCCGGCCTCGAATTCGCTTACCGGCAGAACCTGCTTGGGGGCATCGGCATGATCACAGGGAAGGCGATCGCGTTGCGCCGAGGTGTGGATCGTACTTCCATCGTCATGCAAACCCAGAATTTCACGGCGGTGCCGTATTACGCTTTCGGCAACCGGAGTCAGGGCGAAATGTCTGTCTGGCTTGCGCGCGACCGGTCGAAGGCCGGGATCGCGCCGGAGCCGACCATCGCCTCTACCAGCCGCGCAACCTCTTCGTGCGGCAACGGCACCGTTGCCGAGAACTACCCGGGGAATAAGCCGCCGACGATCGAACGGCGATTCTACCCGAGTTCCCAGGATGGGAGCGGCGCCATCAGCGCCATATACGATCAACTCGAACCGGTGAATTCTGAGGACGGGTCGGCGCCGTTCCTGAGGCTGCACCCCCAATCGGGCGATCGCGCCTGGGTCCAGTACGACTTTGCAGAACCGGCCAAAGTCTCATCCGTCGAGGTCTACTGGAAGGACGACAAGCAGGTCTGCGTGCTGCCGCAAAGCTGGCGCTTGCTGTATAAGGACGGGGACACCTGGAAGCCCGTAAGCGCATCAGGCCCCTATCCGGTTGCCAAAGATGTCTTCAACAAGGCGGCCTTTCAGCCGGTGACAACCTCCAGCCTGCGCCTCGAGATCCAG